One Anoplopoma fimbria isolate UVic2021 breed Golden Eagle Sablefish chromosome 2, Afim_UVic_2022, whole genome shotgun sequence DNA window includes the following coding sequences:
- the LOC129104965 gene encoding NLR family CARD domain-containing protein 3-like — MSRGALEDQPEDYQTGIATLVDDQEDEDVAGSFLGSATETGPHRKTAMEKGSLWTVCRFESLNVFKLWFLHRGQQQSSEVQSTQQLQTHLDSIFMLLEENIVTFVKNELKKIKRVVSPDYPECLESQSEDEEVLDSEDEEQRRSSREAFLKITVHLLRRMKQEELADCLQSRLLAAVCQRELKSNLKQKFQCVFEGIAKAGNPTLLKQIYTELYITEGGTAEVNDEHEVRQIETASRKPDRPETTIRQEDIFKASPGREEPIRTVMTKGVAGIGKTVLTQKFTLDWAEDKANQDIQFTFPFTFRELNVLKEKKFSLVELVHHFFSETKEAGICRFEEFPVVFIFDGLDECRLPLDFHNNEILTDVTESTSVDVLLTNLIRGKLLPSARLWITTRPAAANQIPPECVGMVTEVRGFTDPQKEGYFRKRFRNKKKASRIISHIKSSRSLHIMCHIPVFCWITATVLEDVLKTREGGELPKTLTEMYIHFLVVQSKLKKVKYDGGAETDPHWSPKSRKMTKSLGKLAFDQLQKGNLIFYESDLTECGIDIRAASVYSGVFTQVFREERGLYQDKVFCFVHLSVQEFLAALHVHLTFINSGVNLMSEEQTTSQLSKVFRDKPKPKHLYQSAVDKALQSPNGHLDLFLRFLLGLSLETNQSLLRGLLTQTESTSQTNQRTVQYIKKKISENVSPEKSINLFHCLNELNDGSLVEEIQQSLSSGRLSTDELSPAQWSALVFILLSSGKHLDVFDLKKYSASEEALLRLLPVVKASNKALLRCCNLSERSCEALSSVLSFPSSTLRELDLSENYLQDSGVKLLSAGLESPHCRLETLGLSGCQVTKKGCASLVSALRSNPSHLRELDLSYNHPGDSGVKLLSAGLEDPHWKLDSLRVDHGGLHRLRPGIKKYVCELEVDTNTMSRNLKLYDDKRKVTWVSEKQSYPDHPDRFVDLCHQLLCRTGLTGRCYWEVKWRGQVHIAVCYREILTRGPNGVGYVFGEDRQSWSLWCYDGGYSVKHRNRETHITSSSSSSSSSSSGRVAVYVDCPAGSLSFYRVSSDTLIHIHTFNTTFTKPLYPGFRCKVFGSSVSLYPLQV; from the exons ATGAGCAGAGGAGCTTTGGAGGACCAGCCAGAGGACTACCAGACGGGCATAGCCACTTTGGTGGATGACCAGGAAGATGAGGATGTAGCTGGATCCTTCTTGGGTTCTGCAACCGAGACGGGACCCCACCGGAAGACAGCCATGGAGAAGGGATCCCTCTGGA CTGTGTGCAGATTTGAGTCATTGAATGTCTTTAAACTTTGGTTTCTCCACAGAGGTCAGCAGCAGAGCTCTGAGGTTCAGTCCACCCAGCAGCTTCAAACACACCTGGACTCCATATTTATG ctgctggaggagaacatcGTGACTTTTGTGAAGAACGAGCTGAAGAAAATCAAGAGAGTTGTGAGTCCAGATTACCCAGAATGCTTAGAGAGTCAGAGTGAGGACGAGGAGGTGTTGgacagtgaggatgaagagcagaggaggagtaGCAGAGAGGCATTTCTGAAGATCACAGTGCACCTCCTGAGGAGaatgaagcaggaggagctggctgACTGTCTGCAGAGCA GACTTCTTGCTGCAGTTTGTCAGCGTGAACTCAAATCTAACCTGAAGCAGAagttccagtgtgtgtttgaggggatCGCTAAAGCAGGAAACCCAACCCTTCTGAAGCAGATCTACACAGAGCTCTAcatcacagagggagggactgCAGAGGTCAATGATGAACATGAGGTCAGACAGATTGAAACAGCATCCAGGAAACCAGACAGACCAGAAACAACCATCAGACAAGAAGACATCTTTAAAGCCTCACCTGGAAGAGAGGAACCAATCAGAACAGTGATGACAAAGGGAGTGGCTGGCATTGGGAAAACAGTCTTAACACAGAAGTTCACTCTGGACTGGGCTGAAGACAAAGCCAACCAGGACATACAGTTCACATTTCCATTCACCTTCAGAGAGCTGAAtgtgctgaaagagaaaaagttcaGCTTGGTGGAACTTGTTCATCACTTCTTCTCTGAAACCAAAgaagcaggaatctgcaggtttGAAGAGTTCCCGGTTGTGTTCATCTTTGACGGTCTGGATGAGTGTCGACTTCCTCTGGACTTCCACAACAATGAGATCCTGACTGATGTTACAGAGTCCACCTCAGTGGATGTGCTGCTGACAAACCTcatcagggggaaactgcttCCCTCTGCTCGCCTCTGGATAACCACACgacctgcagcagccaatcagatccctCCTGAGTGTGTTGGCATGgtgacagaggtcagagggttcACTGACCCCCAGAAGGAGGGGTACTTCAGGAAGAGATTTAGAAATAAGAAGAAGGCCAGCAGGATCATCTCCCACATCAAGAGCTCACGAAGCCTCCACATCATGTGCCACATCCCAGTCTTCTGCTGGATCACTGCTACAGTTCTGGAGGATGTGTTGAagaccagagagggaggagagctgccCAAGACCCTGACTGAGATGTACATCCACTTCCTGGTGGTTCAGTCCAAACTGAAGAAGGTCAAGTatgatggaggagctgagacAGATCCACACTGGAGTCCAAAGAGCAGGAAGATGACTAAGTCTCTGGGAAAACTGGCTTTTGATCAGCTGCAGAAAGGAAACCTGATCTTCTATGAATCCGACCTGACAGAGTGTGGCATCGATATCAGAGCAGCCTCAGTGTACTCAGGAGTGTTCACACAGGTctttagagaggagagaggactgtACCAGGACAAGGTGTTCTGCTTCGTCCATCTGAGTGTTCAAGAGTTTTTGGCTGCTCTTCATGTCCATCTGACCTTCATCAACTCTGGTGTCAACCTGATGTCAGAAGAACAAACAACCTCCCAGTTGTCTAAAGTCTTTAGAGACAAACCTAAACCAAAACATCTCTACCAGAGTGCTGTGGACAAGGCCTTACAGAGTCCAAATGGACACCTGGACTTGTTCCTCCGCTTCCTCCTGGGTCTTTCACTGGAGACCAACCAGAGTCTCCTACGAGGTTTgctgacacagacagaaagtaCCTCACAGACCAATCAGAGAACAGTCCAGTACATCAAGAAGAAGATCAGTGAGAATGTGTCTccagagaaaagcatcaatctattccactgtctgaatgaactgaatgatGGTTCTCTAGTGGAGGAGATCCAACAGTCCCTGAGTTCAGGACGTCTCTCCACAGATGAACTGTCTCCTGCTCAGTGGTCAGCTCTGGTCTTCATCTTACTGTCATCAGGAAAACATCTGGACGTGTTTGACCTGAAGAAATACTCTGCTTCAGAGGAGGCTCTTCTGAGGCTGCTGCCGGTGGTCAAAGCCTCCAACAAAGCTCT ACTGAGATgctgtaacctctcagagagaagctgtgaagctctgtctTCAGTTCTCAGCTTCCCGTCCTCTactctgagagagctggacctgagtgAAAActacctgcaggattcaggagtgaagctgctgtctgctggactggagagtccacactgtagacTGGAAACCCTCGG TCTGTCAGGCTGTCAGGTCACAAAGAAAGGCTGTGCTTCTCTGGTCTCAGCTCTGAggtccaacccctcccatctgagagagctggacctgagctacaatcatccaggagactcaggagtgaagctgctgtctgctggactggaggatCCACACTGGAAACTGGACTCTCTCAG GGTGGACCATGGTGGACTGCACAGACTGAGACCTGGTATCAAGAAGT ATGTCTGTGAACTGGaagtggacacaaacacaatgagcAGAAACCTCAAACTGTATGACGACAAGAGGAAGGTGACATGGGTGTCAGAGAAACAGTCGTATCCTGATCATCCAGACAGATTTGTTGACTTGTGTCATCAGCTGCTGTGTAGAACTGGTCTGACTGGTCGCTGTTACTGGGAGGTGAAGTGGAGAGGACAGGTTCATATAGCAGTGTGTTACAGAGAAATCCTCACCAGGGGACCGAACGGTGTTGGCTATGTGTTTGGAGAAGATCGTCAGTCCTGGAGCTTGTGGTGCTATGATGGTGGTTACTCTGTGAAGCACCgtaacagagaaacacacatcacctcctcctcctcctcctcctcctcctcctcctctggtagaGTAGCAGTGTATGTGGACTGtcctgctggctctctgtccttctacagagtctcctctgacacactgaTCCACATCCACACCTTCAACACCACATTCACTAAACCTCTTTATCCTGGCTTTAGGTGTAAGGTTTTTGgttcctcagtgtctctgtatCCTCTTCAGGTCTGA